aaccaaaccagtgcagaaatatTCTCTGGAGAGGGAgtatcaataattataaaaaaagcataatttttcGACTCTCTGTGGCAAAGAGACGTCAAAATGTTCGAAAGGGCTGCCTTTACTAAAACTGGCTGTAACTTTtaaacggaatgagatatcttcgctAAACTCATGACGCGTATGCAAGAGCCTAATTTGaggttacttgaaaaaagttgtGGAGCTTGGCCACCTGGTGGCGCTATGAAGAAATTGTCCATAACTATGCAAGCATTTGTCCTATTGACATGAAAGTCAGTACACAGGGTCTtagtccaaagtgccacaagtgtctataaggagaTTTGCGTTGATCAGAacaaaactcggtgggcctgtttgactcatgtcccaaaaggtctgtgagaaatttgaaagaaatcagccaccaAGGGGGCGATAccacatttttcaagggtgtaaacgaTACATTGTGCGTTTTTTCCACACATATGCACGTCTCTATTGACATCTCAAAGGGGCTTTGTCAAAAGTTGAGAACGACTGATTTAAAtgaattgattttaatttttagtgttttagttttacattttttagtcAACATAGTGTAGAACTTTAACTTAGTCTTATTATAGTATTGGCCTGAATACAtgaattgactttttttcagccATAAAGAATAACCAGTATGACCTGGCTCTGCTGCTGCTACGCTACAATGCCACAGTGGACCAAAAAGGAAGTCTTCAAAGAACCGCTCTGCATGAAGCATCCGTGCTTGGCTTGGATGACTTTGTATACCTACTCCTACAATCTGGCGCCGACCCAAATGTCATTGACGTCTGTGAACATACTCCTTTAGGACTTGCGGCTCAAGCTGGACATTTTAATGTTGTAGAGATTCTGCTTCAGAAAGGTGATTTTAAATTGTTCTTGaagaaaaatctatctatctgtcatatCAACCTGTTTAATCacgtttaataatatttcatgaccTGTTCATGTTCAGGGGCCAGTGTGTGGTCCAAGCCTCATGCTCTTGGTTCAGCTTCAGTTTTATTTGACGCTGCGGCTTCTGGAAACCCCGATATAATTTCACTGCTGCTGGAGTATGGAGCCGATCCCAACGTGCCCACCCACACCGGCCATCTCCCCATCCACCGTGCAGCCTACCGCGGACATCTACTGTGAGTACCACACTGCTGATGGGTTAATGAATGTAGTGTTTACCCTAATGAAATTTCTGTTTATGTCTTTCATAGAGCGCTGGAGCAGCTGATCCCTGTGACTAAGAAAGAGGTGATCAAAGAGAGCGGGATGAGCCCGTTACACTCGGCTGCTGCAGGCGGTCACACTCAGTGTCTGGATCTGCTCCTGAGCTCCGGGTTTGACCCAAACTTCATGCTACACCCTAGAGTGCGAAGGAACTACGATGACGAACGCAGGTCAGCGCTGTTCTTCACTGTATCGAATAACGACGTCCAGTCAGCAAGGGTTCTTCTAGAGGCCGGGGCCATGGCCAATCAAGATCCTGTCAACTGCCTGCAGGTGGCCATGCGACTGGGCAACTACGAGCTAATCAACACTCTGCTCCGCTACGGTGCCAATGTAAACTACTACTCCCGTGTCAACACCACCCACTTCCCTTCTGCCCTCCAGTACGCACTTAAAGATGAGGTGATGCTGCGTATGCTGCTCAATAACGGCTATGATGTGCAGCGGTGCTTTGACTGTCCGTATGGACAGGCCTCACATGTGCCTGTCGATTATGAGGGCTGGACCGCTGCTGTCATCAAAGATGTGGTGGTAAGACCAATTACTGCTCATTTTTTCAGTGGTATGACCTTAATGTTGTTCCACCTTAATGTTGTACTTGCCTTAATTACAGTTCTTCTGCTAGGAACAATTTGAGGGTGAACTGTTTTATAAAGATATCGACTGTAAGTCTAAACTAATTTTTTGCAGTTCTGTGAGGTGATCACAGTGTACTGGCTCAAGCACATTTCAGGCCAAGTAGTGAGAATCATGTTGGATTATGTTGATCATGTGACTCTCTGCTCCAAACTGAAGAGTGTTCTGGTTGAGCAAAAACAGTGGCCGGAAATATGTAAAATACAAGGTGAGTCTCCTGTCACATCTCTGATGTGTAGTTCTTAAATGTGCTGTGTTACACTTGTCGTAAGTGATTAGATACTTAGATTGAAACGTAGCACATTCCAGAGTGTATTTATGTTGTTCTTTGTTGTCATCAGAAAACACTCGAAGCTTGAAGCATCTCTGTAGACTGAAGATTCGTGACTGTTTGGGTCGCTTGCGTCTGAGGGCTCCAGTTTTTATCAGTTTCCTGCCACTGCCTGCCAGTCTCAAAGACTATATTCGCTTCAAAGAGTATGATATTTACAATAGAGGAAGTATGGCAGAAGAGTAGAACCAGACTGATAAATCTGTACATGAGAAGCTGCTGTAACAAAACTTTATGGatatacactttttatttaaaaaaaaagtcttgtgaaatataaatttgtgtttaaaaaacattatgtcCAGATACAGTGGTGTCCAAAAATCTACAGAAATTATATTGAATGTTTGTGATTCAGAATCTAATTTAAaaggatggttcacccaaaaatgtctATACTATGGTCAGTGCACACAAAAATAGaggtttaaaattgtatctttTGGGGGACAACAGCTTGTCGCTGGAGCAGtacccttaaaggagaagtccacttctaaaacaaagattcacataatgtactcacccccttgtcatccaagatgttcatgtctttctttcttcattcgtaaagaaattgttttttgaggaaaacatttcagcatttttctccatatgatggactgatatggtgccctgattttgaatatccaaaatgcagttcaaatgcggcttcaaacgatcccaaatggacttcattgtatctttttttttttacccctaataggtacatattagtactagTAGtaatactaatatgtacctaaCAGGGGTTAAAAAAAGGCACAAAGATGTCCTTTTAAGGGTAATGCTCCAGTGACAAGCAGCTGTACCCCAAAAGGTACAATTTTAAACCCCTATTTTTCTGTGTGTAGCTActagcaactgtttggttatgcAGATTTCTGTgtgaaagaaactcatacaggtgaaagcttttgaacagaatgtacaacagacgtgtacatttttcttattttccttaaattatattcttttcatttagtactgcccttcagaagctacagaagatacttacacgTTTCCCAGGAGAAAAAATAAGGTACATTTAGcctaattttaaaattcaaaaagttttcacccccggctcttaatgcattgtttccttctgaagcatcactgagcgtttgaaccttctgtattagttgagtccctcagttgtcctcagtgtgaaaagatggatctcaaaatcatacagtcattgttggaaagggttcaaatacacaaaaatgatgaaaaaccaaagaattggtgggacctgaaggatttttctgaggaacagcaggcagtttaactgttcaggacaaacaagtgactcatgaacaaactatcactaaacaaaaaaacagctgtggatcattcgggTAACAGGAATCAAGcctatgtaaactttcgaataaggtcatttttataaattcaactgttattttctcttgtggactacatgtaaacgtcttttatgtgaaatatataatatgtaaaacataaaataattaacattttgcagattattctgcaaggtgtgtgtaaacttttgacctcagctggaTGTATCCTTCAATTTTTTCATTACGTGATCACGAAATTCGTGAAATGACATAATTGAGCACTAAGGGCATGATTCTGGGTGTGAGGAAGAGCACAGACATAAGCAGTGACTTTCCCCAAAGAGTTATTTGTCTGGCAGCTCGACGATTCGTTCTTGGCACCGATTCTCCGTGGATCTGCTCACTCGCCAGCGATCAAAGCTCACGGCCATGACGTCTAGACGCCGCGCAGTTCACATGAGCGCCGCTTGGGGGCGTCAGGCTACGTGAATGTAAACAGAGTGACGCCAGAGTTTTGCAGTGGTGGGGAAGGTATACGTCACAGGCATAATGGCGGAGGCTGGTTGAGAAGGAGAATTACTCCGTG
Above is a window of Labeo rohita strain BAU-BD-2019 chromosome 23, IGBB_LRoh.1.0, whole genome shotgun sequence DNA encoding:
- the asb14b gene encoding dynein axonemal heavy chain 12 isoform X2, whose amino-acid sequence is MEEVYDAAEDDWDDEEDEATQYMIEQSLLEYGKHADSATSDPLDCIDHEEIFTAIQAGNEDALKVLVQRKEALSNADSRGWIPLHEAAVQHKKSILEITYAASPQGSGKCRTLRGETPLFLAVVHGLRENATFLLQNGCDPDCKNEDDDSALVAAIKNNQYDLALLLLRYNATVDQKGSLQRTALHEASVLGLDDFVYLLLQSGADPNVIDVCEHTPLGLAAQAGHFNVVEILLQKGASVWSKPHALGSASVLFDAAASGNPDIISLLLEYGADPNVPTHTGHLPIHRAAYRGHLLALEQLIPVTKKEVIKESGMSPLHSAAAGGHTQCLDLLLSSGFDPNFMLHPRVRRNYDDERRSALFFTVSNNDVQSARVLLEAGAMANQDPVNCLQVAMRLGNYELINTLLRYGANVNYYSRVNTTHFPSALQYALKDEVMLRMLLNNGYDVQRCFDCPYGQASHVPVDYEGWTAAVIKDVVFCEVITVYWLKHISGQVVRIMLDYVDHVTLCSKLKSVLVEQKQWPEICKIQENTRSLKHLCRLKIRDCLGRLRLRAPVFISFLPLPASLKDYIRFKEYDIYNRGSMAEE
- the asb14b gene encoding dynein axonemal heavy chain 12 isoform X1; its protein translation is MEEVYDAAEDDWDDEEDEATQYMIEQSLLEYGKHADSATSSDPLDCIDHEEIFTAIQAGNEDALKVLVQRKEALSNADSRGWIPLHEAAVQHKKSILEITYAASPQGSGKCRTLRGETPLFLAVVHGLRENATFLLQNGCDPDCKNEDDDSALVAAIKNNQYDLALLLLRYNATVDQKGSLQRTALHEASVLGLDDFVYLLLQSGADPNVIDVCEHTPLGLAAQAGHFNVVEILLQKGASVWSKPHALGSASVLFDAAASGNPDIISLLLEYGADPNVPTHTGHLPIHRAAYRGHLLALEQLIPVTKKEVIKESGMSPLHSAAAGGHTQCLDLLLSSGFDPNFMLHPRVRRNYDDERRSALFFTVSNNDVQSARVLLEAGAMANQDPVNCLQVAMRLGNYELINTLLRYGANVNYYSRVNTTHFPSALQYALKDEVMLRMLLNNGYDVQRCFDCPYGQASHVPVDYEGWTAAVIKDVVFCEVITVYWLKHISGQVVRIMLDYVDHVTLCSKLKSVLVEQKQWPEICKIQENTRSLKHLCRLKIRDCLGRLRLRAPVFISFLPLPASLKDYIRFKEYDIYNRGSMAEE